A genomic segment from Spongiibacter sp. IMCC21906 encodes:
- a CDS encoding DUF3085 domain-containing protein: MLRFKGAELRPVLTEAITNQCRIILAKDQGVYFLPEQGERTPEGRYQRLAYAVGCNPDIDPFDDWWTLAYTELGGDDFGEFFDPLEAVFAHILNSEDDLELSATPTHLSFQAVPPKPGNG, translated from the coding sequence ATGTTGCGATTCAAAGGCGCTGAACTGCGCCCCGTACTGACCGAAGCGATAACCAACCAATGCCGCATCATCCTAGCCAAGGATCAGGGCGTCTATTTCCTGCCCGAACAAGGCGAGCGAACGCCGGAAGGACGCTACCAGCGGCTGGCCTACGCCGTCGGCTGCAACCCCGACATCGATCCGTTCGATGACTGGTGGACGCTGGCTTACACCGAGCTGGGCGGTGACGATTTCGGCGAATTTTTCGATCCCCTGGAGGCCGTGTTCGCACACATTCTGAACAGCGAGGACGATCTCGAACTCTCCGCCACCCCGACGCACCTGTCGTTTCAAGCCGTGCCGCCCAAACCGGGCAACGGCTGA
- a CDS encoding DUF1259 domain-containing protein codes for MKTQPFKILIIAYALLVQTPMVIADAPSGLNSDVIGKAMDTPATVKPDGVVRVGWQRDDVPVMVDGVRLPTPAGLGSWAAFKAMPDGGVMLMGDTVVFEDEITPAMDAAFAHGLEITALHNHFVFDRPPVYFMHIGGHGQSTEKLAQGVKAMWDAIKAVRKEHPTPAKRFPGSAPQIMGKYDTESLETILGAEGSLNGQVLKFTFGRSATMHDTEFGASMGLSTWAAFSGNEDHAVVDGDFAMTAEEVQPVMHALRRAGIHIVALHNHMVGETPPYYFLHYWGNGDPEVLARGIRSALNGQKKSGTKH; via the coding sequence ATGAAAACCCAACCATTTAAGATACTCATCATCGCATACGCCCTACTCGTGCAGACGCCAATGGTCATCGCAGATGCGCCCAGCGGTCTCAATTCTGATGTTATTGGTAAGGCTATGGATACACCGGCGACGGTTAAACCGGACGGTGTCGTACGCGTCGGTTGGCAACGCGACGATGTGCCGGTCATGGTAGACGGGGTGAGGCTCCCGACGCCAGCAGGTTTGGGCAGTTGGGCCGCCTTCAAGGCAATGCCGGACGGCGGCGTGATGCTGATGGGAGACACGGTGGTGTTTGAGGATGAAATTACCCCGGCGATGGATGCTGCTTTCGCCCACGGCCTCGAAATCACCGCCCTGCACAACCATTTCGTGTTCGACCGCCCGCCCGTTTATTTTATGCACATCGGTGGCCACGGGCAGAGTACCGAAAAGCTTGCTCAAGGCGTCAAAGCCATGTGGGACGCCATCAAGGCGGTGCGCAAGGAGCACCCTACCCCGGCGAAGCGTTTTCCCGGAAGTGCGCCCCAAATCATGGGGAAGTATGACACGGAGTCACTGGAAACCATTTTAGGTGCTGAAGGCAGTCTTAATGGTCAGGTACTGAAATTTACTTTTGGACGCAGCGCCACCATGCACGACACTGAATTTGGCGCATCAATGGGGCTATCGACCTGGGCAGCCTTCTCCGGGAATGAGGACCATGCGGTCGTCGACGGGGATTTCGCCATGACCGCTGAAGAGGTTCAGCCGGTGATGCATGCCCTGCGCCGTGCCGGCATCCATATCGTCGCCCTGCATAACCACATGGTGGGCGAGACGCCACCCTATTATTTCCTGCACTACTGGGGCAATGGCGATCCTGAAGTACTGGCACGGGGGATTCGTTCCGCATTGAATGGCCAGAAAAAATCCGGTACTAAACATTAA
- the chrA gene encoding chromate efflux transporter, giving the protein MQEPSYPKSPPGNGTHQINEQTAGGTINEFGHHISFGEAVRVWLRIAILSFGGPAGQIAVMHRILVDEKRWVSENRFLHALNYCMVLPGPEAQQLATYIGWLLHGVKGGLVAGGLFVLPGFLSILVLSVLYAGFQDATLVQALFFGIKAAVLAIVIQAVIRIGKRALKNAYMYALAATAFIAIFFFAVPFPVVILTAGLIGLLGRHLDPDRFVVIKGHDTPEDAGRAIDAMMNGGAAHHTQATRKRAFKVLAIWLPLWFTPLVVLAMALGYDNVFTQIGLFFSKLAVVTFGGAYSVLAYMAQEAVQNYGWLAPGEMLDGLGMAETTPGPLIQVVQYVGFMGAFRDSGSLDPFTAGILASVLATWVTFVPCFLWIFLGAPYVETLRGNQAVSAALSAVTAAVVGAMLNLAIWFAVHVAFGEVDTIRAFGMQWLVPTWGSIQIASVVLALGAFIAILRFKVGMLPVIFVSALLGIAYYLLFGGAPVL; this is encoded by the coding sequence ATGCAGGAGCCTTCATACCCGAAATCGCCTCCGGGCAATGGAACCCACCAAATCAACGAGCAAACGGCAGGCGGAACAATCAACGAATTCGGCCACCATATTTCGTTCGGGGAGGCCGTGCGCGTCTGGCTGCGGATCGCGATCCTGAGTTTCGGCGGTCCCGCCGGTCAGATCGCGGTGATGCACCGCATCCTGGTGGACGAAAAGCGCTGGGTCAGTGAAAACCGGTTCCTGCACGCTCTGAATTACTGCATGGTGCTGCCCGGTCCGGAAGCCCAGCAACTGGCCACCTACATCGGCTGGCTGCTGCATGGCGTCAAGGGTGGACTCGTGGCGGGCGGTCTATTTGTGCTGCCGGGCTTTTTGAGCATCCTGGTGTTGAGTGTGCTCTATGCCGGCTTCCAGGACGCGACCCTGGTGCAGGCGCTGTTTTTTGGGATCAAGGCGGCTGTGCTGGCGATCGTGATTCAGGCGGTCATCCGTATCGGCAAACGCGCCCTCAAAAATGCCTATATGTACGCACTGGCCGCCACCGCTTTTATCGCGATCTTCTTTTTTGCCGTACCGTTTCCGGTGGTGATCCTGACTGCAGGGCTCATCGGTCTGCTGGGACGGCATCTGGACCCGGATCGTTTCGTGGTCATCAAGGGGCACGATACGCCCGAGGACGCCGGACGGGCAATCGACGCCATGATGAATGGCGGCGCGGCACACCATACCCAAGCAACACGCAAACGGGCATTCAAGGTACTCGCCATCTGGCTGCCGCTGTGGTTCACACCACTCGTCGTTCTGGCTATGGCGCTGGGCTATGACAATGTCTTCACCCAAATCGGGCTTTTCTTCAGCAAGCTGGCGGTCGTCACCTTCGGTGGTGCTTACTCAGTATTGGCTTACATGGCTCAGGAGGCAGTGCAGAATTACGGCTGGCTGGCGCCAGGCGAAATGCTGGATGGCCTGGGCATGGCGGAAACCACGCCCGGCCCGCTGATCCAGGTGGTGCAATACGTGGGTTTTATGGGCGCCTTCCGGGATTCCGGATCGCTTGATCCCTTCACGGCGGGTATTCTTGCATCGGTTCTGGCGACCTGGGTCACTTTCGTTCCCTGCTTTTTATGGATCTTCCTGGGGGCGCCTTACGTGGAAACGCTGCGCGGGAATCAGGCGGTAAGCGCGGCCTTGTCTGCGGTGACTGCCGCCGTCGTGGGCGCCATGTTGAATCTCGCCATCTGGTTCGCAGTGCACGTCGCCTTTGGCGAGGTGGACACTATCCGGGCCTTTGGCATGCAGTGGCTGGTGCCGACTTGGGGCAGCATTCAGATTGCCAGTGTCGTGTTGGCGCTGGGCGCCTTTATCGCCATACTGCGTTTCAAGGTGGGCATGTTGCCGGTGATTTTCGTCAGCGCACTGCTGGGTATTGCTTACTACCTGCTATTCGGAGGAGCTCCGGTACTGTGA
- a CDS encoding chromate resistance protein ChrB domain-containing protein, whose protein sequence is MLWLLLILSLPTENATVRMRAWRSIKALGAASLRDGVYLLPAQPDHFEKLGVIASDVREAGGVAHVLPTDCPEAGEFSALFDRSEDYEVLLSAITELRGRLSPESALEVMKETRKLRKRFTRLSQIDFFPGAAVDRTDTALQQLETDANRALSPDEPLPAPGIIRRLKRTDYQGRVWATRRRPWVDRLASAWLIGRFIDLSARFLWLASPDDCPDEALGFDFDGATFTHVAEKVTFETLLASFDLHQPALQRIGEMVHYLDVGGHQPPEASGVECVLMGLRETHTDDDQLLLAANQVFDSLHATYTKGK, encoded by the coding sequence ATGTTGTGGTTGCTATTGATTCTTTCTCTCCCTACCGAAAACGCAACGGTGCGCATGCGGGCTTGGCGCTCCATCAAGGCGTTGGGGGCGGCTTCGCTCCGCGATGGCGTCTATCTGCTGCCTGCCCAACCTGATCATTTCGAGAAGTTGGGGGTAATTGCCAGCGATGTCCGTGAGGCCGGGGGAGTCGCACACGTGCTGCCCACTGACTGCCCGGAAGCCGGTGAGTTCTCTGCACTGTTCGATCGTTCGGAAGACTATGAGGTGTTGCTCTCGGCAATTACAGAACTACGGGGCAGGCTTTCGCCAGAATCCGCATTGGAGGTCATGAAGGAGACGCGCAAACTGCGCAAACGCTTTACACGATTGTCACAGATAGACTTTTTTCCCGGAGCTGCAGTTGATCGGACCGATACGGCCCTGCAGCAGCTGGAAACCGACGCCAACCGAGCCCTATCGCCCGATGAGCCGCTACCTGCCCCAGGCATTATCCGTCGCCTCAAGCGTACCGATTATCAGGGCCGGGTTTGGGCGACCCGTCGCCGTCCCTGGGTGGATCGCCTGGCCAGCGCCTGGCTGATTGGCCGTTTTATCGATTTGTCCGCGCGCTTTCTGTGGCTGGCTTCGCCGGACGACTGCCCCGATGAGGCGCTGGGATTCGATTTCGATGGGGCAACCTTCACCCACGTGGCTGAAAAAGTCACCTTCGAGACCCTGCTGGCAAGCTTCGATCTACACCAACCTGCTCTGCAACGGATAGGAGAAATGGTGCACTACCTTGATGTGGGCGGCCATCAGCCACCGGAGGCCTCCGGGGTTGAGTGCGTCTTGATGGGCCTGCGTGAAACCCACACCGATGATGACCAACTATTGCTGGCCGCCAATCAGGTTTTCGACAGCCTGCACGCAACGTACACAAAGGGGAAATAA
- a CDS encoding STY4534 family ICE replication protein has protein sequence MPTSSEKTFFNLHITGLGYLNRVREVTPRKGESFLACDIAALNGPSDAPEYRRFDVRVSGTEAQHLIRRCSEAVEADKKVLIGFRLGDLWTDTFTYTKGERAGQQGISLKARLLFVQWIKVDGEMVYKAEPKSTESSGEAASPDASDASAEPAPDIPDDAETTVSA, from the coding sequence ATGCCTACATCGTCTGAAAAAACTTTCTTCAACCTGCATATCACCGGCTTGGGGTATCTGAATCGTGTTCGCGAGGTCACCCCCCGCAAAGGCGAGTCTTTCCTGGCCTGCGATATCGCAGCTCTCAATGGTCCCAGCGATGCGCCTGAGTATCGCCGTTTCGATGTCCGGGTTTCCGGCACTGAAGCGCAACACCTGATTCGCCGTTGTTCCGAAGCCGTTGAAGCGGACAAAAAGGTGCTGATCGGCTTTCGCCTTGGCGACCTGTGGACCGACACCTTTACCTACACCAAAGGCGAGCGGGCCGGGCAACAGGGCATCAGCCTGAAAGCACGTCTGCTCTTTGTCCAGTGGATCAAGGTTGATGGAGAAATGGTCTACAAGGCCGAACCAAAATCAACCGAGAGTTCTGGCGAGGCGGCATCACCCGACGCTTCGGATGCTTCCGCTGAACCAGCGCCTGACATCCCTGACGACGCTGAAACAACCGTATCAGCCTAG
- a CDS encoding DUF3275 family protein, which translates to MINLSGQLAIRTIHGRNGDFNVGRLTTSIGEFVIKNAELDQYNEGKYDGDFIITEIRPSTYNTSGRMVIEIRAHLGGMTLSSIDPLSSDEANRLSPQEVDPIDEEAQAPVPIAAAPIEATEQVSGDPLVDTTPFGASASTMTDTPIPEDTDATLFGTLWPLGESIKLDATVDRRVLRQQRDRLGVLGYEFAPLTQDWHRVSA; encoded by the coding sequence ATGATTAATCTTTCCGGCCAATTGGCCATACGCACCATCCACGGTCGCAACGGTGATTTCAATGTCGGCCGATTAACCACTTCCATCGGTGAGTTCGTTATCAAGAACGCCGAGCTGGACCAGTACAACGAAGGCAAATACGACGGTGATTTCATCATCACCGAGATTCGACCTTCCACGTACAACACCAGCGGACGCATGGTCATTGAGATTCGCGCCCATTTGGGCGGCATGACCTTATCCAGTATTGATCCTCTCAGCAGTGACGAAGCCAACCGGCTAAGCCCGCAGGAAGTCGATCCTATTGATGAAGAAGCTCAGGCACCGGTACCCATCGCCGCGGCTCCGATCGAGGCAACGGAACAAGTGTCCGGTGATCCGCTGGTCGATACCACGCCATTCGGCGCCTCTGCTTCGACCATGACAGACACACCGATACCGGAGGACACGGATGCCACGCTGTTCGGCACCCTCTGGCCTTTGGGCGAGAGCATCAAACTCGACGCCACTGTCGATCGCCGGGTGTTGCGTCAGCAGCGCGACCGTCTCGGTGTTCTGGGTTACGAGTTCGCACCTCTGACCCAGGACTGGCACCGGGTTTCCGCCTGA
- a CDS encoding DUF6094 domain-containing protein, translating into MALMFPRLARNFIKNGYFPTDESTLERTLSALAPSSGTMCILDPCAGEGVAIAEAAHALGREQVKVYAVEYDTERATHARNLVDHCLQGDLMDTLISRQSFGLLWLNPPYGDLNRGADGNIGYPGKGRPRLEKLFYQRTLPLLQYDGVLVLIIPIYVLDAEFVGWLTRHFADLRLYRAVDTQFKQVVIFGRRVRQRELAGSDTKAVRQQLLQAGQDDIDVDVLPDDGSCPTYTVPSSQANPEHFYRITLEPEQFAAEVHRLQGMWPAIETYLGAAQRIPRPPARALSHWHLALALAAGAISGVVTAKTGKVLVVKGDTHKEKSLTTEYRERDDGSVAETRILTDRFVPIIRAWDMTPDSPTRGQVLTIR; encoded by the coding sequence ATGGCTCTTATGTTTCCGCGGCTGGCCCGCAACTTTATCAAAAACGGTTACTTCCCCACGGATGAATCGACGCTGGAGCGGACACTGTCCGCACTGGCCCCATCGTCGGGCACCATGTGCATTCTCGACCCTTGTGCTGGCGAAGGCGTAGCGATTGCCGAAGCCGCTCATGCCCTTGGGCGGGAGCAGGTCAAGGTCTACGCCGTCGAGTACGACACCGAGCGTGCCACCCATGCGCGCAATCTCGTTGACCACTGTCTGCAGGGTGACCTGATGGACACACTGATCTCCCGCCAGTCCTTCGGACTGCTGTGGCTCAATCCGCCCTACGGCGATCTGAACCGCGGTGCCGATGGCAATATCGGTTATCCAGGTAAAGGCCGTCCACGGCTGGAGAAGCTGTTTTACCAGCGCACCCTGCCACTGTTGCAGTACGACGGCGTGCTGGTGCTGATCATCCCGATCTACGTCCTCGACGCCGAATTCGTAGGCTGGCTGACACGTCACTTTGCCGACCTGCGACTCTACCGTGCGGTGGACACCCAGTTCAAACAGGTGGTGATCTTCGGTCGACGGGTACGTCAGCGGGAGCTGGCTGGAAGCGACACCAAGGCTGTTCGACAGCAATTGCTCCAAGCCGGTCAGGACGACATTGATGTAGACGTGTTGCCGGATGACGGATCTTGCCCGACATATACGGTGCCCTCGTCCCAAGCGAACCCGGAGCATTTTTATCGCATCACGCTCGAACCGGAGCAATTCGCTGCCGAAGTACACCGCCTGCAAGGCATGTGGCCGGCCATCGAAACCTACCTGGGCGCCGCACAGCGAATACCGCGGCCTCCGGCACGTGCCCTTTCCCACTGGCATCTCGCTTTGGCCCTGGCGGCTGGCGCGATCTCAGGGGTTGTCACTGCCAAAACCGGCAAGGTCTTGGTCGTCAAGGGCGATACCCACAAGGAGAAATCCTTGACCACGGAGTACCGGGAACGGGATGACGGCTCGGTTGCCGAGACCCGCATCCTGACCGATCGCTTCGTACCGATCATCCGCGCGTGGGATATGACACCCGACTCCCCCACCCGGGGGCAGGTGTTGACCATTCGCTGA
- a CDS encoding DEAD/DEAH box helicase codes for MSLNTFTGNTADNTCSESVGQCDLLEQDSSSLDISLPDFVSEFGDELLDSLNRANPPVYTGQARAYRETILGGLKRQLFPAQADVVHAVTELLINRGERAAIVNGEMGCGKTTVGIATAAVLNAEGYRRTLVLSPPHLVYKWRREIQETVADAKVWVLNGPDTLVKLLKLRERLGVPSQGLEFFVLGRVRMRMGFHWKPVFVRRRTHHGEVGTCPDCGQVITDLDGEPINPVELEAEDSRRSCGHCASALWTLMRPRRLSVNDQSQAVLKALKRIPTIGEVTAQKLMKTFGESFLASMLGDNLYEFINLMDSDGELVFSDRQAQRMERAMANMEFGFGEGGYQPSEFVKRYLPQGTFDLLIADEAHEYKNAGSAQGQAMGVLAAKARKTLLLTGTLMGGYGDDIFYLLFRALPGRMIEDGYRPSKQGSLTPAAMAFMRDHGVLKDIYSESNGSAHKTAKGSKITVRTVKAPGFGPKGVLRCVLPFTVFLKLKDIGGNVLPPYDEEFREVAMDNEQAQAYSRLAGQLTAELKQALARRDTTLLGVVLNVLLAWPDTCFRAETVKHPRTRDLLAFTPSLFTELDVMPKERELIDICREEKAADRKVLVYSVYTGTRDTTSRLKVLLEQEGFKVAVLRASVDASSREDWIADKLDRSIDVLITNPELVKTGLDLLEFPTIAFMQSGYNVYSLQQAARRSWRIGQKQPVKVIYLGYAATSQMTCLGLMAKKIAVSQSTSGDVPESGLDALNQDGDSVEVALARQLVN; via the coding sequence ATGTCCCTCAATACCTTTACTGGTAACACTGCTGATAACACCTGTTCTGAATCCGTCGGCCAATGCGACTTGCTCGAACAAGATTCTTCCTCCCTCGACATCAGTCTGCCGGACTTTGTGTCCGAATTCGGTGACGAACTGCTGGATTCACTCAACCGCGCCAATCCCCCGGTGTATACCGGACAGGCACGGGCATACCGTGAAACCATTCTTGGCGGCCTGAAGCGGCAACTGTTTCCCGCTCAGGCCGACGTGGTTCATGCCGTCACCGAGTTGCTGATCAATCGTGGTGAACGGGCCGCCATCGTCAATGGCGAAATGGGCTGTGGCAAGACGACCGTTGGCATTGCCACGGCCGCCGTCCTCAATGCCGAAGGCTACCGCCGCACCCTGGTGCTCTCACCTCCCCACCTGGTCTACAAGTGGCGACGGGAAATCCAGGAGACGGTCGCCGACGCCAAGGTCTGGGTTCTCAACGGCCCGGACACTCTGGTCAAACTTCTCAAGCTGCGCGAGCGGTTGGGCGTGCCCTCCCAGGGACTAGAATTCTTTGTCCTGGGCCGTGTGCGCATGCGCATGGGTTTTCACTGGAAGCCGGTGTTTGTACGACGGCGTACCCACCATGGCGAAGTGGGTACCTGTCCCGATTGTGGTCAGGTCATCACCGATCTGGACGGCGAGCCCATCAATCCAGTTGAGCTGGAAGCGGAGGACTCCCGTCGTAGCTGTGGCCACTGTGCCTCGGCGCTGTGGACCCTGATGCGGCCCCGGCGGCTGTCGGTCAACGACCAGTCTCAGGCTGTGCTGAAGGCATTGAAACGTATTCCCACCATCGGCGAGGTCACGGCCCAGAAACTGATGAAAACCTTCGGTGAGTCGTTCCTGGCCTCCATGCTGGGCGACAATCTGTACGAGTTCATCAACTTGATGGACAGTGATGGTGAACTGGTATTTTCTGATCGACAGGCCCAGCGGATGGAGCGGGCCATGGCCAACATGGAGTTCGGCTTTGGTGAAGGGGGCTATCAACCCTCGGAATTCGTCAAACGCTACCTACCGCAGGGCACGTTCGATCTGCTCATCGCCGACGAGGCGCACGAGTACAAGAACGCTGGCTCCGCACAGGGGCAGGCCATGGGCGTACTGGCGGCCAAGGCGCGCAAGACACTATTGCTCACCGGTACCCTGATGGGCGGCTACGGCGATGATATCTTTTATCTGCTGTTCCGCGCCTTGCCCGGACGAATGATCGAAGACGGCTACCGGCCCAGTAAACAAGGTAGTCTGACGCCAGCCGCGATGGCGTTTATGCGCGATCACGGTGTGCTTAAGGATATTTATTCTGAGAGCAACGGCTCAGCCCACAAGACCGCCAAGGGCAGCAAGATCACGGTGCGAACCGTGAAGGCCCCCGGATTTGGTCCCAAGGGTGTGTTGCGCTGTGTACTGCCGTTCACGGTATTCCTCAAGTTGAAGGACATTGGTGGCAATGTGCTACCGCCCTATGACGAGGAATTTCGCGAGGTAGCTATGGATAATGAGCAAGCACAGGCCTACTCCCGCCTGGCGGGGCAATTGACCGCTGAGTTGAAGCAGGCCCTGGCGCGCCGCGACACGACGCTGCTGGGCGTGGTGCTCAATGTTCTCCTGGCCTGGCCAGACACCTGCTTTCGGGCAGAGACGGTCAAACATCCTCGCACCCGTGATTTGCTGGCGTTTACGCCGTCGTTGTTCACCGAGCTGGATGTCATGCCCAAGGAACGGGAGCTGATTGACATCTGCCGGGAAGAGAAAGCTGCCGATCGCAAGGTGCTGGTCTACAGCGTCTATACCGGGACACGGGACACCACGTCTCGGCTGAAGGTGCTGCTCGAGCAGGAAGGCTTCAAGGTGGCGGTACTGCGCGCCAGCGTGGATGCCTCCAGCCGGGAAGACTGGATCGCCGACAAGCTCGACCGCAGTATCGATGTGCTCATCACCAACCCGGAACTGGTCAAGACCGGGCTGGATCTGCTGGAGTTCCCGACCATTGCATTCATGCAATCCGGGTACAACGTCTACAGTCTGCAGCAGGCCGCCCGGCGCTCTTGGCGCATCGGCCAGAAGCAACCGGTCAAAGTGATCTACCTCGGCTACGCAGCCACCTCGCAGATGACTTGCCTGGGACTGATGGCGAAAAAAATCGCTGTCTCCCAAAGCACCTCAGGCGATGTGCCGGAATCCGGGCTTGATGCCCTTAATCAGGACGGTGATTCGGTGGAAGTGGCGCTGGCGCGGCAGTTGGTGAATTGA
- a CDS encoding ImmA/IrrE family metallo-endopeptidase, with translation MCRPSLAKDFSHHKYPDDPITKIKGASLPRFDGGLFKAPGGRSEWGIIYNDSMRSKGRINYTLAHEFGHYLLHRLDYPNGIECGEQDMVRWDSAYGRIEHEANVFAANLLMPLDDYRQQIDPKAIIDLDMIGHCADRYEVSLVAAILRWIEYTERRAVLVVSRDGFILWARSSKAAFRSGIYFKTSNRPPIPIPQGALASGLITPENQRQGIKLPPNVWFEESCDEMVVFSEFYDFTISVLQLENGTAAYLNRN, from the coding sequence TTGTGCAGACCTTCCTTAGCGAAAGATTTTTCCCACCATAAATATCCAGACGATCCAATTACTAAAATAAAAGGCGCATCACTTCCTCGCTTCGATGGCGGACTTTTTAAGGCTCCGGGTGGCAGAAGCGAATGGGGAATCATTTACAACGATTCAATGAGATCAAAGGGTCGGATTAATTACACTTTAGCCCATGAGTTTGGACACTATCTGCTACATAGACTGGATTATCCAAATGGTATCGAATGTGGTGAGCAAGATATGGTTCGATGGGATTCTGCGTATGGGCGGATAGAACATGAGGCTAACGTCTTTGCTGCAAATTTGTTAATGCCACTAGACGATTACCGCCAACAAATTGATCCAAAGGCCATTATTGATTTGGATATGATTGGACACTGTGCCGATAGATATGAAGTTTCACTAGTGGCAGCGATCTTGCGTTGGATAGAATACACTGAACGTAGAGCTGTATTAGTGGTATCTCGTGATGGTTTCATATTATGGGCAAGATCCAGTAAAGCCGCATTTCGCTCTGGAATATATTTTAAGACGTCAAACCGTCCACCAATTCCGATTCCCCAAGGTGCATTGGCTTCAGGGTTAATCACTCCTGAAAATCAAAGGCAGGGAATAAAACTGCCACCTAATGTATGGTTTGAAGAAAGCTGTGATGAAATGGTTGTGTTCTCAGAGTTTTATGATTTTACGATTTCTGTGCTTCAACTTGAAAATGGTACCGCAGCATATCTCAATAGGAATTAA
- a CDS encoding IS5 family transposase, producing MSQLTFAEAEYQNKKRKTRRELFLEKMDGLIPWAKLEKKLRKHYPKGENGNPPYPLAIMLRVHCLQLFYNLSDPAMEDALYEIESMRRFAGLRLSDRLPDESTILRFRHFLERYKLGKVIFDTVSAQLRQQGLMMREGTIVDATIIAAPSSTKNQDGERDPEMHQTKKGNEWHFGMKMHIGVDDRDGLIHSIETTAANVHDLTAADQLLHGEEQRVWGDAGYTGIHKRDEFKDRDVDWRIALRPGTRRKLADQLQEMLEGIKASVRAKVEHPFRTIKQQFGYGKVRYRGLAKNTNRLYVLSAFTNLLRAEKYLPS from the coding sequence ATGAGCCAACTGACTTTCGCCGAAGCCGAATACCAAAACAAGAAGCGCAAGACGCGGCGGGAGCTGTTCCTCGAGAAAATGGATGGCTTGATTCCCTGGGCCAAGCTGGAGAAGAAGCTCCGCAAGCACTATCCCAAGGGTGAGAACGGGAATCCGCCGTACCCGCTGGCGATAATGCTTCGGGTTCACTGCCTGCAGCTGTTCTACAACCTCAGTGATCCGGCGATGGAGGATGCCCTGTACGAGATCGAGTCGATGCGCCGCTTTGCCGGGCTCCGTTTGTCTGATCGGCTACCGGATGAAAGCACCATTCTCCGCTTCCGTCATTTTTTAGAACGCTACAAATTGGGCAAAGTGATCTTCGATACCGTGAGCGCCCAGCTGCGCCAGCAGGGTCTGATGATGCGTGAAGGCACCATTGTTGATGCCACGATTATCGCCGCGCCCAGCTCAACCAAGAATCAGGACGGGGAGCGGGATCCGGAGATGCACCAGACAAAGAAAGGCAATGAATGGCACTTTGGCATGAAGATGCATATTGGCGTGGATGACCGGGACGGCTTGATTCACAGCATCGAGACCACAGCCGCGAATGTGCATGATCTCACTGCGGCAGATCAGCTTCTTCACGGAGAAGAGCAGCGGGTCTGGGGTGATGCGGGTTATACCGGCATCCATAAGCGAGATGAGTTTAAAGATCGGGATGTCGATTGGCGTATCGCGCTACGCCCCGGCACCCGGCGCAAGCTGGCTGACCAGCTACAGGAAATGCTGGAGGGAATAAAGGCCAGCGTGCGTGCGAAAGTCGAGCATCCGTTCCGGACGATCAAACAGCAGTTTGGTTATGGGAAGGTTCGCTACCGTGGACTGGCGAAAAACACCAATCGCCTGTATGTCCTCTCGGCGTTTACCAACCTGCTGAGAGCGGAGAAATATCTGCCTTCGTAG
- a CDS encoding helix-turn-helix domain-containing protein, with protein sequence MTKTALGAKIRELRDKKEYTLEKLADLTGSSKSYIWELENKAPPRPSAEKISKIAEQLGVTIEYLLDDQASITVENAADARFYRKYQQMDDKTKAKIRSFVDLWDDDDDG encoded by the coding sequence ATGACAAAGACCGCTTTAGGGGCGAAGATAAGAGAGCTTAGAGATAAGAAGGAATATACCCTTGAAAAACTTGCGGATTTGACCGGATCTAGTAAAAGCTATATCTGGGAGCTGGAGAATAAAGCACCTCCTCGCCCATCTGCCGAGAAGATATCCAAAATCGCCGAGCAATTAGGCGTTACAATTGAATACTTATTGGATGACCAAGCAAGCATAACCGTTGAAAATGCCGCTGATGCCCGCTTTTACCGGAAGTATCAGCAAATGGATGACAAGACAAAAGCCAAGATTCGATCATTTGTAGACTTATGGGATGATGATGACGACGGCTAG